The nucleotide sequence GCTGTCTTCTCCTCCCTTATTCTAGAgcttatacttttcttttctttctttctttctttctttttttctttttctttttttttttttttttttttttgagacagagtgtcgctctgtcgcccaggctggagtgcagtggcacgatcttggctcactgcaacctccactcccagattcaagcaattctcctgcctcagcttcctgagtagctgggattataggctcttgccaccacacccagctaaatattttgtatttttagtagagatggggtttcaccatgttggtcaggctggtctcaaactcctggcctcgtgatccaccctcctcggtctcccaaagtgctaggattacaggcatgagccactgcgcctggcctatactTTTCTTAATGTAGCCAATCACCATTCTAATGTTGCTTCTTTTGCAGTAACGTTACATCATTGCTCATACTGAGTTAGGCCTGGGTTTTAGTTCCTGCTTCACCATTACCATTAATTAACTGCCTCACCATTCACAGTTACCATGACAGCAGGTGCTCAGAGCCACCTGCCCTATGGGTCTGAGCAAGTCACTTTCCCTCTCAGGACCTTCCCCATCAGTAAAGTTAGCGATTAAATTTTCTCTAAGGATGCTCACTTCCATTCATGGCTTCCCTACCTGAGTACACCCAAGAATAAATTTGTATTCTTTCCACTTCATTGGGGAAAGCTATTAGAAGGGCCAGGCGCTGAGTTGGAGTGGCTGAGGCTTTAGCCTTTATTTATGTAACTCTTGCTCCAGTTAAAAGGCAGCCTCCCTGAAAGCCACAATTGTATCTTCATTTCACCCACAAACTTCCCAGCTCTACTTTTACATACCAGGCACTATGCAAGGCACGGGCACGAAGACAAAATGAGCATGGGCCCAGCTTTCAGTGGAGGAGACCATCTGGTAGGTAAGGCAGAAAAGTATGTCTCATAAAATCATTGTAAGGGCTCTGTAAGAACATATTGAAACAGAGCAACTGAGCTAGGACAGTGGTTAAAGGCTTCCCAGATGAGGGGCCATATGAGCTGGATTCCTGGTGGATGAGGAAAAGGAAGGCCAGGCAGAGGGCAGCACATTCAGATGTAGACGCACGCCTGAGTGAGGCGTGGTCAGGAAAGCACCTTTGGGGCAGATCAATCTTCACATCCCGCCCTTCCCATCCCATCCCCAAGCCAGGTTCTGGTGTTCCTGGCTGAACAGTCTTCCCTACAGGTGGTGGAGCTGCAGCAGACCCTGGCCCAGAAAGACCAGGCCCTGGGCAAGCTGGAGCAGAGCTTGCGCCTCATGGAGGAGGCCTCCTTTGATGGCACCTTCCTGTGGAAGATCACCAACGTCACCAGGCGGTGCCATGAGTCGGCCTGTGGCAGGACCGTCAGCCTCTTCTCCCCAGGTAACACCTCCCAGAGGCACAGAGACCTTCTTGGGAAACAGGCCCCACAGGACCCAGGAAGCAAGCAGTGAAAACAGCCAGCTCTGTGACAGCCACGCTGTGTCCAGTTTAGGCCAGTGCCCATTCAGGCCACTCACCACGGCCGAGAACCATGCTGGGTGCTGGGACCTTGAGGTTGGTGGGCGAACCATGCTCTGCCCTGTGGCTCGCAGCCACACACAGCAGTGGCCCAGGCTGACTGACATTCAGGCCCTTTCTCCTCCCTGAATGTCAGTCCCATTCTGCAAATAGGAATCAAAACTGTTAGCCACTTCATGGGTTTGGGATGTGAAGGAAGGTGTGCTGTGGGCCACAGTGTGTGCAGATGAGATGGATGTGAATGATGATTTTCACCAGTGAACACCATGGGACCCCTTGCCTCAGAGAGCCAACAGTCTGAAATAAGATTAGAGAACTGAgtaagacacatgcacttgtgtACGATTGCAGTTAGCATATGAATGAGTGGCTTACTCATTTCTTACTCATTTCTGGGGCCCCTGGGCTTGGCACAATGTCTTGCATAAAGTAATTACTTGGCAAGTGTTTCTCTTAACTAAATGATATCTGTTAATATAACAATGCATATATTTGGGCAAAAAATGAGGCagcagactgggtgcagtggctcatgtctataatcctaacactttgggaggctgaggcaagaggatcatttgaggccaggagttcaagaccagcctgggcaacataacaagattccatctccacaaaaaaatgttttaattagccaggcatggtggcctgcacctgtggtcctagctacttgagaggctgaggtaggaggatggcttaagaagtttgagtctgcagtgagctatgatggtgccactgcactctggtctgggcaacaaagcaagaccctctcaaaaaaattttttttaatgaggcagCGGAGTGTGTCACACTCCTAGAGCAGGGCTGGGACCCCTTTCCTGCAGGAGCAGCACTCATCCTGCTGTGTTGGGACAGCTCTCTTCATGGGGCGGTCTCGAGCCCTACTTGTAGACCTTTTTCCCTCGATTCTTTTTAAAGAGGGAAAAAGCAAGCAGTACCTCGAGCTTCCTGTTCTACCAAAACGTAATGGGCAGAGATGAGTCAGACTGCCAGCCTGTGCCTCCTCCacccccttccttcctgcccctaATTCATGTCCCCAATCAACCTCTCCCAGAAGGGCGCTCTGCCAGAGGACATGCTCTCCTGGGATGGCCCCTTTAGCTGCCCAGGGGGTTTCTGTGCATCTTCACCAGGGATGATTCAGCCCTCAAAGGGTTTTGCCACCTGAGAATGGCTGGCAGAACTGCGAATAACCCCATGTGCCCCTAGCCTCCAGGGGACCCCAGCCAGTTGGCATAGGGCAGAACTGTGAGTCACCCCATGTACCCTCAGCCTCCAGGGGACCCCAACCAGTTGGCATAGGGCAGCAGAAAGAAACCGGTGCTGGGAGGCAGGAAGCCTGGCCCCTCATTCTTGCTGGGTCCCCAACACACTGTGAGATGGTAACCGGCCACTGTCTTTTTCTCAGCTTGGTTTCCAGACTGTAAAACATAGGTTGGtcagatcagtggttctcagagtGTGGTCCTAGGACCAGTGGCATTGGCACCCCCTGCAAACTTGCTGGAAGTGCCCGCTCTCAGTTCTCACCCCAGGGTTACCAAGTGAGAAActctgagggtggggcctggcagtGTATGACTTGGATGGCCAGCTGACAAACACTTAGCTAGATGACCCCCAAGAGCCCATTCCTCTCTGACACCCTACTCGAGAAGAATGCTGGGCTCTAATCCCATCTTTCATGGTTTTGAGCCACTGACCTTGGGCATGCCTGACCGCTGGATCCCAGTCCCACATCTGCAAAGTCCAGCACTTCCCAGCTGCCTGTGGCTTCTGCATTTCAGCCTTCTACACTGCCAAGTATGGCTACAAGTTATGCCTGCGGCTGTACCTGAATGGAGATGGCACTGGAAAGAGGACCCACCTGTCGCTTTTCATCGTGATCATGAGAGGGGAGTATGACGCGTTGCTGCCATGGCCTTTCCGGAACAAGGTATGGGCGTGGAGGTGATGGGGGCAAGGTGGGGAACATGGAAGCCTGAGTCCTAGTCCTGATTTGGCAATGAATTGGCCATGTGACCTGGCAAGTCCCCCACCCTCACTGTGTTATCAGTTTCCCTTTTTCTAAAACAATCAGATCTAGTAACTAGGGCTCCCTCCAGCTCCATGAGTCCAGGAGCTAAAATGTCTGGAATCTTCCCAAAGGTTATGTAGAAATGAAattcatggccaggtgcagtgccccacatctgtaatcccagcactttgagagactgaggtgggaggattgcttgagctcaggagacatagcaagacttcatctctgctaaaaataaaaaccattagctgggcgtagtggcacatgcctgtagtcctagctacttgggaggcttaggtgggaggattgcttgagcttgggaggttgaggctgcagtgtgccataaccttgccactgcactctagcttgggtgacagagtgagaccttgcctcaaagaaagaggggggagagagagagagagagagagagagagagagagagagagagagagaaatggaggaagggaaggaagaaaggaagggaggcaaaaagggagggagggacagaatgAATGGCCAGTGGCTGCCCACTCTTCTTCCCCCTTCACATCGTGGGGTAAATAAGGAAAACTTCTGGGAGGAGGTACCATGAGGCTCCCCTGAACTAGCAGAATTTtcaggaaaaaggaaggaggcaggTACCACTACATATTAATACAtactagaatggccaaaatctggAACACTGACAGTACCAAGTGCTgacgaggatgtggagcaacaggaactctcactcacttctggtgggaatgcaaaatggtacagccacttggaaagacagtttggcagtatCTTACAAAACCAAAGATACTCATGCCAAACGATATAGCCAGTTGCTCTCCTTGGACTCAAAGGAGTTTACTTAGAGGAGCTGAAaactatgttcacacaaaaaccacCCAaggatgtttatagcaactttagttataattgccaaaacttggaagcaaccaagatgtccttcagtaggtggatggataaataaactgtggtgcatccagacagtggaatattatttggtgCTAAAAAGAAgagagctatcaagccatgaaaatatAGGGAGGAACCTTAAACACGTATtactaagaaaaagaagtcaaggtGAAAAGACTGCGTTCTGAATGCTTCtgactatatgacattctggaaaaggcaaagctatgaagacaggccaggcgcggtggctctcgcctataatatcagcactttgggaggccgaggcaggtggagtgcttgagcccaggagtttgagaccagcctggggaatataacaaaaccctgtctctacaaaaagtacaaaaattattagctgggcattgggctgtgtgcctgtaatcccatctactctggaggctgaggcatgagaatcacttgaactcaggaggtggaggttgcagtgagccgagattgcgccactgcactccaacctgggagacagagtgggactcagtctcaaaaacaaaaacaaaaacaaaagctatgGAGACAGATCAGTGGTTGTCCAAGAGTAGGGGCCGGGAGAGATGAATAGAGCACAGGGGATTTTGggagcagtgaaactattctgtttgATACTGTTAATGATGGATACATGTccttatgcatttgtcaaaacccatagaaggTGAAATACCAAGAGTAAACGCCAATGTAAACCGTGGACTCtgggtgatgatgatgtgtcaATGCAGGTTCATCAACTGTTAAAAAACTACCACTCTGCGGGGGATGTTGATAGTCAGCGAGGTTGTGCATTGGGTGGGGGCAGGAGGTATATgggaattttgtattttctgctcaattttgctgtgaacctaaaactgctctaaaaaatacaaTCCATTAAAAATCCTTCACCGGGtacagtggcgcacacctgtaatcctggcactttgggaggccgaggtgggtagatcacctgaggtcaggagttcaagaccagcctgaccaacatggtgaaactccgtctctactaaatacaaaaaattagctggacatggtggtacatgcctgtaatcccagttacttgggaggctgaggcaggagaatcacttgaacccaggaggcagaggttgccgtgagccgagattgtgccattgcactccagcctgggcaacaagagcgaaactctgtctcaaacaaacaaacaaaaccccacaatTCCTATAGACAGATTTGGGGGATAGGCATTTCCTGTGGGTAAAGAGCAGCATTGCATGAGTGGAGGGTGTCAAGAATAGAGACCTCAGGTATGGGGAAACAGGTGGGGCAGGGCGGGTGTGCCGCTTTGGTCTGGGTGTGAGTCAGTAGGTCTCCCACCCCCAGCAGTTCCCAAAGGTGctggggaaattttaaaaacaccagTGACAGAATCTCACCCCCATAAGTGATAAGGCCTGAGCATCAGGATGAAGTCTCCGCAGGGGGTTCTAATGTGCAGGGTGAGGACTGCTTCAGTTGGCAACGGGAAGCCATTCAACTTCCTGATGGGCATTTCAGGGGCACGTGCCAGGGAAGAGGGTTTGTGTCACTTTTAGACAGTCAGCTTCTCAGGGGAACCTCTGTCCGCGCTGTGTACACCAGAAGCTCCACAAATGTCTCAGGACATCGATGACAGCCCCTCAGTAGAAGACCTCCCTGTTCTGCCCCTTCTGCCTTGCCCCAGGAGGTTCCAGCTGTAGTTGATGAAGCAAAACTTTCCAAGCCAGAGGCGTACTTACAGGTTATTGTCTCCACCCACCTTGTCAGCGCTTCAGTCACACCTTTCGCCCCTAACAGCCAATCAGACTTGACTGGGGCATCAGAACCTTCCCCTGCTTCCTGCTTGATGGAAGGAACATCTGATCCTCAGCAGGGATCAGGGCCTCTGAAGTGCAGGGATCAGGGCCTCTGAAGTGCACTCAGAATACCAGGTGCTGCCGGCTCCCTGGGTCTGGCTATACGCCAGGTGCGCTCCTTGCCTGGCTTCTCTGACTCCTAATGCAAATGAGCCAAGGGTCCGAGGGGCTGCACAGGCAGTAGGTGTGGAGCACAGCTCTGAGCACAAGCCTGGGCCTCCAAGCTGTGCTGCTAATGTAGGGCCTGATCTCCCACCTGTCCCTTACCCTGCAGGTCACCTTCATGCTGCTGGACCAGAACAACCGTGAGCACGCCATTGACGCCTTCCGGCCTGACCTAAGCTCGGCGTCCTTCCAGAGGCCCCAGAGTGAAACCAATGTGGCCAGTGGCTGCCCACTCTTCTTCCCCCTCAACAAACTGCAGTCACCCAAGCACGCCTATGTGAAGGACGACACGATGTTCCTCAAGTGCATTGTGGAGACCAGCACTTAGGGTGGGCGGGGCTCCTGAGGGAGCTCCAACTCAGACGGGAGCTGGCCAGAGGACTGTGATGCCCTGCCCTTGGCACCCAAGACCCCAGGGCACAAAGATGGGCGAAGGTTGGCACAATCCGAGCAAGACTGAGGGGTCGACTTTGGGCTGGCCATCCGGTTAGGATGGCAGGACGTGGGCTGGGCCCACAAAGGCAAAGGGTCCAGAAGGAAACAGGCAGAGCTGCTCCCCTCTGCACGGACAATGCAACACCGGGAGGCCAGGGAGCCACTCTGGCCCTGAATGTTGAGGTGGACTGTCACCAAGATGGGAAGAAAATGGAACCAGGTCTGGAACCGTAGGACCCAAGCAAAGAAGCTCTCGAGCTGGGAAGATCTCTGCAGGGCCACCAGAGAGACCTGGACACAGGCCTGCCCTCTTTCTGTCCAGGGTCAGAAACAGGACCGGGTGGAAGGGATGGGGTGCCAGTGTGAATGCAGTCTGTCCAGGCCTGGACTGAGTTCCCCATCACTGGAGGTGAGCAAGCAAACCCAGAGGGCTCTACTGAGACTTCAAATTGGGGGTTGCATTTGAAGACTTTTAAGGTTCCTTCCAGCCCAGAAAGTCTCTAATTCTAGGCCTCCTGGCCCAGGCAAGTCCTAGAGCTACAGGGTTTCTGGAAACATTCAGGAGTTTCCTGCCCTCCTGGCTCCTCACTCACCTTCAGTAACCCCTGCTGGACTGACCTGGCCCTCAGGGCACCTGCCACCCTGGGCCTGGCAGCTCAGCTTCCCCAACACGCAGGAGCACACCCAGCCCCCATGTCGTGCCTCCATCAGCTAAATGCCACTTCACTTCATGAAGGTGAAACCCGGTCACTGTGAGCTCCCAGGTGCAGCCAGCAGCACCTGGGAGGCATAAACTTTCCTCTTCCTGCCTGGAGGCCCCACTTTTGGTGCTTTCCAGAATCTCTCAGCACACTGATCAGGACCTCCAAGCCACTGAGCAATGTATAACACCAAAGAAATAATTCTTAGAATCTCTTTTGAAGTTTTCCTAAAGTGTATGGTTTGGGAGTTGTTTGTACTGAGCCAGGTTTGAAAAGGGTTTGAGGTGGTGCCACCAGTTTTGCAGGTGGCATCAGAGGCCGGCGTGCTGGCAGGAACATCCCCTCTTAGCCCCAGTCTTCTCTTTTCTATAATGAGACCCACCCCAGCTTGCCTCCCGTCCTGGTTTCTCTGACCCTCAAAGGAGATGCCGCACAGGACAGACTGGAGAGAGAAGCCTGGGCAATGCTGCCTGCCtggtggtggcccacacctgtctTCTCACCTTAGAGGCCACACTCAACTTTCCAAA is from Macaca mulatta isolate MMU2019108-1 chromosome 15, T2T-MMU8v2.0, whole genome shotgun sequence and encodes:
- the TRAF1 gene encoding TNF receptor-associated factor 1 isoform X2; translation: MKQWKTRLGSGLESGPMALEQNLSDLQLQAAVEVAGDLEVDCYRAPCSESQEELALQHFMKEKLLAELEGKLRVFENIVAVLNKEVEASHLALATSIHQSQLDRERILSLEQRVVELQQTLAQKDQALGKLEQSLRLMEEASFDGTFLWKITNVTRRCHESACGRTVSLFSPAFYTAKYGYKLCLRLYLNGDGTGKRTHLSLFIVIMRGEYDALLPWPFRNKVTFMLLDQNNREHAIDAFRPDLSSASFQRPQSETNVASGCPLFFPLNKLQSPKHAYVKDDTMFLKCIVETST